One part of the Streptomyces nigra genome encodes these proteins:
- a CDS encoding GNAT family N-acetyltransferase: MDDLRMRPATAGDLDTVLAFWKTAAEGTSISDDRDGVERLVARDPEALILAERDGELVGTVIAGFDGWRCHLYRLAVHPDRRRQGIGSALLAAAEDRFVALGGRRGDAMVLERNARAHHAWRAAGYTPEDQWRRWVKHFTD; this comes from the coding sequence ATGGATGATCTTCGTATGCGCCCGGCCACGGCCGGCGACCTGGACACCGTGCTGGCCTTCTGGAAGACGGCGGCCGAGGGCACCAGCATCAGCGACGACCGGGACGGTGTGGAGCGCCTGGTCGCTCGCGACCCCGAGGCGCTGATCCTTGCGGAGCGGGACGGCGAACTGGTCGGCACGGTGATCGCGGGCTTCGACGGCTGGCGCTGCCATCTGTACCGGCTGGCGGTGCACCCGGACCGGCGCCGGCAGGGCATCGGCTCGGCGCTGCTGGCCGCCGCCGAGGACAGGTTCGTGGCGCTGGGCGGGCGGCGCGGTGACGCGATGGTGCTGGAACGGAACGCGCGTGCGCATCATGCCTGGCGCGCGGCGGGGTACACGCCCGAGGACCAGTGGCGGCGGTGGGTGAAGCACTTCACCGACTGA
- the mug gene encoding G/U mismatch-specific DNA glycosylase — MPPRFTPAQLEAARDRLVPDVVADGLRVLFCGINPGLMTAATGHHFARPGNRFWPVLHLSGFTPRRLKPSEQDELPSYGLGITNVVARATARADELSAEEYREGGRLLAAKVERLRPRWLAVVGVTAYRAAFDDRKAQVGPQDRVIGRTRVWVLPNPSGLNAHWTAATMAEEFARLRMAAAD; from the coding sequence ATGCCGCCCCGCTTCACCCCCGCGCAGCTGGAGGCCGCCCGCGACCGTCTCGTCCCGGACGTGGTCGCGGACGGCCTGCGCGTGCTGTTCTGCGGGATCAACCCCGGTCTGATGACGGCCGCGACGGGCCACCACTTCGCCCGCCCGGGCAACCGCTTCTGGCCGGTGCTGCATCTGTCCGGCTTCACCCCGCGGCGGCTGAAGCCGTCGGAGCAGGACGAGTTGCCGTCGTACGGGCTCGGCATCACGAACGTCGTCGCGCGGGCGACCGCCCGGGCCGACGAGCTGAGCGCCGAGGAGTACCGCGAGGGCGGGCGGCTGCTGGCCGCAAAGGTGGAGCGGCTGCGGCCGCGCTGGCTGGCCGTCGTCGGGGTGACCGCCTACCGGGCGGCGTTCGACGACCGCAAGGCCCAGGTGGGTCCGCAGGACCGGGTGATCGGGCGGACGCGGGTGTGGGTGCTGCCCAACCCGAGCGGGCTGAACGCGCACTGGACGGCGGCGACGATGGCGGAGGAGTTCGCGCGGCTGCGGATGGCCGCGGCGGACTGA
- a CDS encoding SGNH/GDSL hydrolase family protein, translating into MQTNPTYSSLVAVGDSFTEGMSDLLPDGSYRGWADLLAGRMAAQTPGFRYANLAVRGKLIGQIVDEQVDVAAAMGADVITLVGGLNDTLRPKCDMGRVRGLLEEAVEKLAPACRQLVLMRSPGRQGPVLERFRPRMEELFACVDQLAERHGAIVVDLYGAPSLSDPRMWDVDRLHLTADGHRRVAEAVWQELGYDPDDTEWRTPLPATVPPRWVARRIADARFARRHLLPWIGRRLTGRSSGDGLPAKRPELLPYEGPSA; encoded by the coding sequence ATGCAGACGAATCCCACTTACAGCAGCCTTGTCGCCGTCGGCGACTCCTTCACCGAGGGCATGTCGGACCTTCTTCCGGACGGTTCGTACCGGGGCTGGGCCGATCTCCTCGCCGGCCGGATGGCCGCCCAGACGCCCGGCTTCCGGTACGCGAACCTAGCCGTGCGCGGGAAGCTGATCGGGCAGATCGTCGACGAGCAGGTCGATGTCGCGGCCGCGATGGGCGCCGACGTGATCACGCTCGTCGGCGGACTGAACGACACCCTGCGCCCGAAGTGCGACATGGGCCGGGTGCGCGGCCTGCTCGAGGAGGCCGTGGAGAAGCTCGCCCCGGCCTGCCGGCAGCTGGTGCTCATGCGCAGCCCCGGCCGGCAGGGGCCGGTCCTGGAGCGGTTCCGGCCCCGTATGGAGGAGCTGTTCGCCTGCGTGGACCAGCTGGCGGAGCGGCACGGCGCGATCGTCGTCGACCTGTACGGGGCGCCGTCGCTGAGCGATCCCCGTATGTGGGACGTGGACCGGCTCCATCTGACGGCCGACGGGCATCGCCGGGTCGCGGAGGCCGTGTGGCAGGAGCTCGGCTACGACCCGGACGACACCGAGTGGCGTACGCCGCTGCCGGCCACGGTGCCGCCGCGCTGGGTGGCGCGACGGATCGCGGACGCGCGTTTCGCCCGCCGGCATCTGCTGCCCTGGATAGGGCGGCGCCTGACCGGGCGCTCCTCGGGCGACGGACTGCCGGCGAAGCGGCCGGAGCTGCTGCCCTACGAGGGGCCGTCCGCGTAG
- a CDS encoding ABC transporter permease gives MLKATLRSFLAHKGRLALSALAVLLSVAFVVGSLIFSDTVGRTFDRLFASTAADVTVTPKESFDETIPSGRTPTLPAALAGRLSRVDGVAAARSEVDVDGITVVDADRERVSPTSGAPTLAAVWNPTDRSPVELTSGHAPRGDGQVLLDADTADRTDVRVGDRLTVIGPRGSFPVRVVGIATFTTTNPGAALVFFDTATAQKRLLGDPDAATAVSVDAADGVPDPELKRRVAQALGSDADAYELRTADEQAKSDVERLGTFLDVIKYVMLGFAGVAVLVGVFLIVNTFSMLIAQRTRELGLLRALGADRRQVRRSVLTEALLLGLFGSTAGLAAGIGLAIGLIELMGLLGMRIRTGDMVIGWGTPVAAYVVGLGVTFVAAYLPARRAAGVSPMAALADAEIADVGRPLRLRAVAGSVVGAAGAAALVGAALSSETSTAASLLGLGILLTLVAAVVAGPLLVRPVIRVLGGAFPALFGPVGRMSQRNALRNPRRTGATAAALMIGLALVGGMSVASASMTQSFDQQIDKTLGADFVVQDGNFVPFPREITDRIRATEGVGLVVRSQVTTIALRLPDGDRVRTTAAGYESELDEVAHLTYARGDTAAALADGHLGMDREFAEEHGVRVGSAVPVEFQGGRQARLTVGALTDQESTEGFGTQGGVFFGLATLEKYAPGGQDAAVYVNRAPGTDADALRAALEKALEPYPQVQVRDVADYKELVHDQIAVLLYLVYALLGLAIVIAVLGVVNTLALSVVERTREIGLLRAIGLARRQLRRMIRLESVVIAVFGAVLGLALGLVWGVCAQQVLALQGMTALAIPWGTIVAVVIGSAVVGVVAALLPALRASRMNVLDAIAHE, from the coding sequence GTGCTCAAAGCGACACTCAGGAGCTTCCTCGCCCACAAGGGGCGGCTGGCGCTGTCCGCGCTGGCGGTGCTCCTGTCGGTGGCGTTCGTCGTGGGCAGCCTGATCTTCTCGGACACCGTCGGCCGTACCTTCGACCGCCTGTTCGCCTCGACGGCTGCGGACGTCACCGTCACGCCGAAGGAGTCGTTCGACGAGACGATCCCCTCCGGGCGCACCCCGACGCTGCCGGCCGCGCTCGCCGGCCGCCTCTCCCGGGTGGACGGTGTCGCGGCGGCCCGCTCGGAGGTCGACGTGGACGGCATCACCGTCGTCGACGCGGACCGCGAGCGGGTCAGCCCGACGTCGGGCGCGCCGACCCTGGCCGCCGTCTGGAACCCGACGGACCGCAGCCCCGTGGAACTCACCTCCGGACACGCGCCGCGCGGAGACGGGCAGGTCTTGCTCGACGCGGACACCGCCGATCGGACGGACGTGCGGGTCGGCGACCGGCTCACGGTCATCGGGCCGCGGGGCTCCTTCCCGGTGCGGGTCGTCGGCATCGCGACCTTCACCACCACCAACCCCGGTGCCGCCCTGGTCTTCTTCGACACGGCGACCGCGCAGAAACGGCTGCTGGGCGACCCGGACGCGGCCACCGCCGTCTCCGTGGACGCGGCCGACGGCGTCCCGGACCCGGAGCTGAAGCGGCGGGTCGCGCAGGCCCTCGGCTCCGACGCCGACGCCTACGAACTGCGCACCGCCGACGAGCAGGCCAAGTCGGACGTCGAGCGGCTCGGCACGTTCCTCGACGTCATCAAGTACGTGATGTTGGGTTTTGCCGGCGTCGCCGTCCTGGTGGGCGTGTTCCTGATCGTCAACACGTTCTCCATGCTGATCGCCCAGCGCACGCGGGAGCTGGGGCTGCTGCGCGCGCTCGGCGCGGACCGCCGCCAGGTGCGCCGCTCGGTCCTCACCGAGGCCCTGCTGCTGGGTCTCTTCGGCTCGACGGCGGGGCTGGCGGCCGGCATCGGCCTCGCGATCGGACTGATCGAGCTGATGGGCCTGCTCGGCATGCGCATCAGGACCGGCGATATGGTGATCGGCTGGGGCACACCGGTGGCCGCGTACGTCGTCGGGCTGGGCGTCACGTTCGTCGCCGCGTACCTCCCGGCCCGGCGGGCGGCCGGGGTGTCGCCGATGGCGGCCCTGGCGGACGCGGAGATCGCGGACGTGGGCCGCCCGCTGCGGCTGCGCGCGGTGGCGGGCTCGGTGGTCGGGGCGGCGGGGGCGGCCGCGCTCGTGGGTGCCGCCCTGTCCTCGGAGACGTCCACGGCCGCCTCCCTGCTGGGCCTCGGCATCCTGCTCACGCTCGTCGCCGCGGTCGTCGCGGGCCCGCTGCTGGTGCGTCCTGTCATCCGGGTGCTCGGCGGCGCCTTCCCGGCCTTGTTCGGGCCGGTCGGCCGGATGAGCCAGCGCAACGCCCTGCGCAACCCGCGCCGTACGGGGGCCACCGCGGCGGCGCTCATGATCGGGCTCGCCCTGGTCGGCGGGATGTCGGTGGCCAGCGCCTCGATGACACAGTCGTTCGACCAGCAGATCGACAAGACGCTCGGCGCCGACTTCGTCGTGCAGGACGGCAACTTCGTGCCCTTCCCCCGGGAGATCACCGACCGGATCCGCGCGACGGAGGGCGTCGGGCTGGTCGTCCGCTCGCAGGTCACGACGATCGCGCTGCGGCTGCCCGACGGCGACCGGGTGCGGACCACCGCCGCCGGGTACGAGTCCGAGCTCGACGAGGTCGCCCATCTCACCTATGCGCGCGGGGACACGGCCGCCGCGCTCGCGGACGGGCATCTCGGGATGGACCGGGAGTTCGCCGAGGAGCACGGGGTGCGGGTCGGCAGCGCGGTGCCCGTCGAGTTCCAGGGGGGACGGCAGGCACGGCTGACGGTCGGCGCCCTCACCGACCAGGAGTCCACCGAGGGGTTCGGCACCCAGGGCGGTGTGTTCTTCGGCCTGGCCACGCTGGAGAAGTACGCACCGGGCGGCCAGGACGCGGCCGTGTACGTGAACCGCGCCCCCGGCACGGACGCGGACGCGCTGCGGGCCGCTCTGGAGAAGGCCCTCGAGCCGTATCCGCAGGTGCAGGTCCGGGACGTCGCCGACTACAAGGAGCTGGTGCACGACCAGATCGCCGTCCTGCTCTATCTCGTGTACGCCCTGCTCGGCCTCGCGATCGTCATCGCGGTGCTCGGCGTCGTGAACACGCTCGCCCTGTCGGTGGTGGAACGGACCCGTGAGATCGGGCTGCTCCGGGCCATCGGGCTGGCCCGGCGCCAGTTGCGCCGGATGATCCGGCTGGAGTCGGTGGTGATCGCCGTGTTCGGCGCCGTCCTCGGGCTCGCGCTGGGGCTGGTGTGGGGGGTGTGCGCCCAGCAGGTGCTGGCCCTGCAGGGCATGACGGCGCTGGCGATCCCCTGGGGCACGATCGTCGCGGTGGTGATCGGCTCAGCGGTGGTGGGGGTCGTGGCGGCGCTGCTGCCCGCGCTGCGCGCCTCGCGGATGAACGTGCTGGACGCGATCGCGCACGAGTGA
- a CDS encoding ABC transporter permease: MTHAPVLHSEWLKIRTLRSLPAALLALFAVTTAVSALAGADAADDPQSDPLFTALSGVLPGQIAAVSFGALAMAAEYHGGALRLSLAAVPRRGRWFAAKATAVAVPVLLTGLVTAVAALGAARARGGAADGLTGSEQARAIVGCAVYLMLMALFAAGLTAVLRSGVAALSVLVPFILVVSFVVGDSVGTVADFLPDKAGQTVLHRTYDGSLGPWSGLAVAALWTAAALAAGAWCVRRRDT, translated from the coding sequence ATGACGCACGCGCCCGTGCTCCACTCGGAGTGGCTCAAGATCCGCACCCTGCGGTCCCTTCCGGCGGCGCTCCTCGCGCTGTTCGCGGTCACCACGGCGGTCTCCGCGCTCGCGGGCGCCGACGCGGCCGACGACCCGCAGTCCGACCCGCTCTTCACGGCGCTGTCCGGGGTCCTGCCCGGCCAGATCGCCGCCGTCTCCTTCGGCGCCCTCGCCATGGCGGCGGAGTACCACGGGGGTGCCCTGCGGCTGTCGCTGGCCGCGGTACCGCGACGCGGCCGCTGGTTCGCCGCGAAGGCCACCGCCGTCGCCGTACCGGTGCTGCTCACCGGGCTCGTCACGGCCGTTGCGGCCCTCGGCGCGGCCCGCGCGCGGGGCGGCGCGGCGGACGGCCTCACCGGCTCCGAACAGGCGCGCGCGATCGTCGGATGCGCCGTCTACCTCATGCTCATGGCCCTGTTCGCGGCGGGCCTGACCGCCGTGCTGCGCAGCGGGGTGGCCGCACTGTCCGTCCTGGTCCCGTTCATCCTCGTGGTGTCGTTCGTCGTCGGCGACTCGGTGGGCACCGTCGCCGACTTCCTCCCGGACAAGGCGGGGCAGACCGTTCTTCACCGGACGTACGACGGCTCCCTCGGACCGTGGTCAGGGCTCGCGGTGGCCGCGCTGTGGACGGCCGCCGCGCTCGCCGCCGGTGCGTGGTGCGTGCGGCGCAGGGACACCTGA
- the purB gene encoding adenylosuccinate lyase: MTSALAKPRIPNVLAGRYASTELATLWSPEQKVKLERQLWLAVLRAQKDLGIEVPDEALADYERVLDTVDLASIAEREKVTRHDVKARIEEFNALAGHEHVHKGMTSRDLTENVEQLQIRLSLELMRDRTVAVLARLAKLAGEYAELVMAGRSHNVAAQATTLGKRFATAADELLVAYGRVEELLGRYPLRGIKGPVGTAQDMLDLLGGDPVKLAELEDRIAAHLGFSQAFTSVGQVYPRSLDYEVVTALVQLAGAPSSLAKTIRLMAGHELVTEGFKPGQVGSSAMPHKMNTRSCERVNGLMVILRGYASMTGELAGDQWNEGDVSCSVVRRVALPDAFFALDGLLETFLTVLDEFGAFPAVVARELDRYLPFLATTKVLMGAVRAGVGREVAHEAIKENAVASALAMREQGAERNELLDKLAADERIPLDRAALDALMADKLSFTGAAAAQVGVVVSRVEEIVKQRPEAAGYTPGAIL; encoded by the coding sequence GTGACTTCTGCGCTCGCCAAGCCCCGCATCCCGAACGTCCTCGCCGGACGCTACGCCTCCACCGAGCTCGCCACGCTCTGGTCCCCCGAGCAGAAGGTGAAGCTCGAGCGTCAGCTTTGGCTCGCCGTGCTGCGGGCCCAGAAGGACCTCGGCATCGAGGTGCCGGACGAGGCGCTCGCCGACTACGAGCGTGTCCTCGACACCGTCGACCTCGCGTCGATCGCCGAGCGCGAGAAGGTCACCCGGCACGACGTGAAGGCGCGGATCGAGGAGTTCAACGCCCTCGCCGGGCATGAGCACGTGCACAAGGGCATGACCTCCCGCGACCTCACGGAGAACGTCGAGCAGCTCCAGATCCGTCTGTCGCTGGAGCTGATGCGCGACCGTACGGTGGCCGTGCTGGCCCGCCTCGCCAAGCTGGCCGGCGAGTACGCCGAACTGGTCATGGCCGGCCGCTCCCACAACGTCGCCGCCCAGGCCACCACCCTCGGCAAGCGCTTCGCGACCGCCGCGGACGAGCTGCTCGTGGCGTACGGCCGCGTCGAGGAGCTGCTGGGCCGCTACCCGCTGCGCGGCATCAAGGGCCCGGTGGGCACGGCGCAGGACATGCTCGACCTGCTCGGCGGGGACCCGGTGAAGCTCGCCGAGCTGGAGGACCGGATCGCCGCGCATCTGGGCTTCTCCCAGGCGTTCACGTCGGTCGGGCAGGTCTACCCGCGCTCGCTGGACTACGAGGTCGTCACCGCGCTGGTGCAGCTCGCCGGGGCGCCGTCCTCGCTGGCCAAGACGATCCGCCTGATGGCCGGGCACGAGCTGGTCACCGAGGGCTTCAAGCCGGGTCAGGTCGGCTCCTCCGCGATGCCGCACAAGATGAACACCCGCTCCTGCGAGCGCGTCAACGGCCTCATGGTGATCCTGCGCGGCTACGCCTCGATGACCGGCGAGCTGGCGGGCGACCAGTGGAACGAGGGCGACGTGTCCTGCTCCGTGGTGCGCCGGGTCGCGCTGCCGGACGCGTTCTTCGCGCTGGACGGCCTGCTGGAGACGTTCCTGACGGTCCTCGACGAGTTCGGCGCCTTCCCGGCCGTCGTCGCCCGCGAACTGGACCGCTACCTGCCGTTCCTCGCCACCACCAAGGTGCTGATGGGCGCGGTGCGCGCCGGTGTGGGCCGTGAGGTCGCGCACGAGGCGATCAAGGAGAACGCAGTCGCCTCCGCCCTCGCCATGCGGGAGCAGGGCGCCGAGCGCAACGAACTGCTCGACAAGCTGGCCGCCGACGAGCGCATCCCGCTGGACCGGGCGGCGCTGGACGCGCTGATGGCCGACAAGCTGTCCTTCACGGGCGCCGCCGCCGCGCAGGTCGGTGTGGTCGTCAGCCGGGTCGAGGAGATCGTCAAGCAGCGCCCGGAGGCCGCCGGCTACACGCCCGGCGCGATCCTCTGA
- a CDS encoding hemolysin family protein, protein MTAVQLFIGLLTLVVNAFFVGAEFALISVRRSQIEPYAERGDRRAKSVMWGLQHVSALLAAAQLGITLCTLVLGIVAEPAIAHLLEPVFHAMGVPAGAGHVVSFVIALTLATYLHMLLGEMVPKNISLAEPVRSALLLGPPLVTLSRALRPVIFTINAFANTLLRLLRVETKDEVTATFSDSELARMVRDSGEAGLIDERARERLHDALELGRRPVRDVVLPLERVVYAHVGVTPEELEELSARSGFSRFPVVDSGRRIVGYLHVKDALDASPRDVPFQIRDMRPIARVRESTPLDDVLTAMRGSRTHLAAVLGADGRLAGLVTMEDVLRELFGQRT, encoded by the coding sequence ATGACCGCCGTACAGCTGTTCATCGGCCTGCTGACGCTGGTCGTCAACGCCTTCTTCGTGGGCGCCGAGTTCGCGCTGATCTCGGTGCGCCGCTCCCAGATCGAGCCCTACGCCGAGCGGGGGGACCGCCGCGCCAAGAGCGTGATGTGGGGACTGCAGCACGTGTCCGCGCTGCTGGCCGCCGCACAGCTCGGCATCACCCTGTGCACCCTGGTGCTCGGCATCGTCGCGGAGCCCGCCATCGCGCATCTGCTGGAGCCCGTGTTCCACGCGATGGGCGTCCCCGCGGGCGCCGGTCACGTGGTCTCCTTCGTGATCGCGCTGACGCTGGCCACGTATCTGCACATGCTGCTCGGCGAGATGGTGCCGAAGAACATCTCCCTGGCCGAGCCGGTCCGCAGCGCCCTGCTGCTGGGCCCGCCGCTGGTCACGCTGTCGCGGGCGCTGCGCCCGGTGATCTTCACGATCAACGCGTTCGCCAACACGCTGCTGCGGCTGCTGCGCGTCGAGACGAAGGACGAGGTCACCGCGACCTTCTCGGACTCCGAGCTGGCCCGGATGGTGCGGGACTCGGGCGAGGCCGGCCTCATCGACGAGCGTGCGCGCGAGCGCCTGCACGACGCGCTGGAGCTGGGCCGCCGTCCGGTGCGCGACGTGGTGCTCCCGCTGGAGCGGGTCGTCTACGCGCACGTCGGCGTCACCCCGGAGGAGCTGGAGGAGCTGTCGGCGCGGTCGGGCTTCTCGCGTTTCCCGGTGGTCGACTCGGGCCGCCGTATCGTCGGCTACCTCCACGTCAAGGACGCGCTCGACGCCTCCCCGCGGGACGTGCCGTTCCAGATCCGGGACATGCGGCCCATCGCCCGCGTCCGGGAGAGCACACCGCTGGACGACGTGCTCACGGCCATGCGGGGCAGCCGTACCCACCTCGCGGCCGTCCTCGGCGCCGACGGGCGGCTCGCCGGGCTGGTGACCATGGAGGACGTCCTGCGGGAGCTGTTCGGGCAGCGCACCTGA
- a CDS encoding ATP-binding cassette domain-containing protein — MTSIEVQALTKEYGRRRAVDDLTFTVRPGRVTGFLGPNGAGKSTTLRLVLGLDRATSGTATIGGRAHATLEDPLRTVGALLDAGAAHGSRTGRDHLRVLAASNRIPASRVAEVLAQTGLTPVARHRVRTYSLGMRQRLGIAAALLGDPEVVLLDEPSNGLDPEGIIWIRELLRRLAGEGRTVLVSSHLMGETATFADHLVVLGRGRLLADTPMRDFISARVEPRVRVRTSDAEALETLLARHGLDAVRHEYGHWTVRHARVDAVGRLASQAGVPILELAAEEATLEQAYLDLTSEATEFTAQPQEVSR, encoded by the coding sequence ATGACCAGCATCGAAGTCCAGGCACTCACCAAGGAGTACGGTCGCAGACGAGCCGTGGACGACCTCACGTTCACCGTCCGCCCCGGCCGCGTCACCGGCTTCCTCGGCCCCAACGGCGCCGGGAAGTCCACCACCTTGCGTCTCGTGCTCGGCCTCGACCGGGCCACCTCCGGCACCGCCACCATCGGCGGCCGCGCGCACGCCACCCTCGAGGACCCCCTGCGCACGGTCGGCGCCCTGCTCGACGCCGGCGCGGCGCACGGCTCCCGCACCGGCCGCGACCACCTGCGGGTGCTTGCCGCCAGCAACCGGATCCCGGCGTCCCGGGTCGCCGAGGTGCTGGCGCAAACAGGGCTCACCCCGGTCGCGCGGCACCGGGTGCGGACGTACTCCCTGGGCATGCGCCAGCGGCTCGGTATCGCGGCGGCGCTCCTCGGCGACCCCGAGGTCGTGCTGCTCGACGAGCCGTCCAACGGCCTCGACCCGGAGGGGATCATCTGGATCCGCGAGCTGCTGCGCCGTCTCGCGGGCGAGGGACGCACGGTCCTCGTCTCCAGCCATCTGATGGGCGAGACCGCGACGTTCGCCGACCACCTGGTGGTCCTGGGCCGCGGCCGGCTGCTGGCCGACACCCCGATGCGGGACTTCATCAGCGCACGCGTGGAGCCACGCGTCCGCGTCCGCACCAGCGACGCCGAGGCGCTGGAGACGCTGCTCGCCCGGCACGGCCTCGACGCCGTCCGGCATGAGTACGGGCACTGGACGGTGCGCCACGCGCGCGTGGACGCCGTCGGACGCCTCGCCTCGCAGGCCGGCGTCCCGATCCTCGAACTCGCCGCCGAGGAGGCGACGCTGGAGCAGGCGTACCTCGACCTCACCTCGGAGGCCACCGAGTTCACCGCACAGCCGCAGGAGGTCTCACGATGA
- a CDS encoding hemolysin family protein yields the protein MTEVLLLLVAILLSLACGAFVAAEFSLTTVERSELERAAERGERGAAGALKAVRNLTFQLSGAQLGITVTNLVVGMLAEPSIAALLAGPLKSMGASPSTASSIALVIGTALSTVVLMVVGELVPKNWAISSPLAVAKRVGSAQRWFSAVFRPFITHLNNTANRIVRRMGVEPTEELAAARGPQELAALARHSAREGALEADTAELFVRTLNLADLTAENVMTPRVQVVALDAQATCEDVANATRATGLSRFPVYRDTLDSVVGTAHIKDILAVPAEERPRTPVAELMREPLLVPATLTVDRLLDRLSGKRTMAVVIDEYGGTAGVATLEDIVEEVVGEVRDEHDPHETPDIAPAGTDPQGRPLYSADGSARTDQLARVGLKAPEGPYETLAGLVATELGRIPTVGDTVEVAGWRLDVVDAAGRRAARVLLHPPLDAPSEHETQEDGR from the coding sequence ATGACCGAAGTGCTCCTCCTTCTGGTGGCGATCCTGCTCTCGCTCGCGTGCGGCGCGTTCGTCGCGGCGGAGTTCTCCCTGACGACCGTCGAGCGCAGCGAGCTGGAACGCGCGGCGGAGCGCGGCGAGCGGGGCGCCGCGGGCGCCCTCAAAGCCGTACGGAATCTGACCTTCCAGCTCTCCGGCGCGCAGCTCGGCATCACCGTCACCAACCTGGTCGTCGGCATGCTCGCCGAGCCGTCCATCGCCGCCCTGCTGGCGGGCCCGCTGAAGTCCATGGGGGCCTCCCCCTCGACGGCCAGCTCGATCGCCCTCGTCATCGGCACGGCCCTGTCGACGGTCGTCCTGATGGTCGTCGGCGAACTCGTCCCGAAGAACTGGGCGATCTCCTCCCCGCTGGCCGTCGCCAAGCGGGTGGGCAGCGCGCAGCGCTGGTTCAGCGCCGTCTTCCGCCCCTTCATCACCCATCTGAACAACACGGCGAACCGCATAGTGCGCCGGATGGGCGTGGAGCCCACCGAGGAACTGGCCGCCGCGCGTGGCCCTCAGGAACTGGCCGCGCTGGCCCGGCACTCCGCCCGCGAGGGCGCGCTGGAGGCGGACACCGCCGAACTGTTCGTACGGACCCTGAACCTCGCCGATCTGACCGCCGAGAACGTGATGACCCCGCGCGTCCAGGTCGTCGCCCTCGACGCCCAGGCGACCTGCGAGGACGTGGCGAACGCGACCCGGGCGACCGGCCTGTCCCGCTTCCCGGTCTACCGCGACACCCTGGACTCGGTGGTGGGCACCGCCCACATCAAGGACATCCTCGCGGTGCCCGCCGAGGAGCGGCCGCGCACCCCGGTCGCCGAGCTGATGCGCGAGCCCCTGCTCGTCCCGGCCACCCTCACCGTCGACCGGCTCCTCGACCGGCTCTCCGGCAAGCGCACCATGGCCGTCGTCATCGACGAGTACGGCGGCACCGCGGGCGTGGCCACGCTGGAGGACATCGTCGAGGAGGTCGTCGGCGAGGTCCGCGACGAGCACGACCCGCACGAGACCCCCGACATCGCGCCCGCCGGCACCGACCCGCAGGGACGGCCGCTGTACTCGGCCGACGGCTCGGCGCGCACCGACCAGCTCGCGCGCGTCGGCCTGAAGGCCCCCGAGGGGCCCTACGAGACCCTGGCCGGCCTGGTCGCCACCGAGCTGGGCCGGATCCCCACCGTCGGTGACACGGTCGAGGTCGCCGGATGGCGGCTGGACGTGGTGGACGCCGCGGGCCGCCGGGCCGCGCGGGTGCTGCTGCACCCCCCGCTCGACGCACCGTCGGAGCACGAGACGCAGGAGGACGGGCGATGA